Genomic segment of Phycisphaeraceae bacterium:
CCTCTGCCGCGCCGGCGTCCCGCTCCGCACCGCGCAGGCCGCGATGCGTCACAGCGATCCGAGCCTCACCGCGAACGTCTACACCGACCCGAAGCTGCTCGATGTGGCGGGGGCGGTGGAGGCGCTGCCGGCGCTCGCAGGGACATCCGGTCAGCGAACCGCGAGCGTCTGAATTGCTTGCCGCGGGTCGGCGACGAACTCCTCCATCAACCGCCTCGCTCGGCGAAGACTCTCGGCGACCGCTTCGGTCGAGACATTGCCAGGGCGAATCCAGATGATCTTGGGTGGAGCGCCGTGAACGAGGCTCAATGCGTTGAAGTCGTCGTCCTTGGTGACGATCGCGAAGCCGTGTGCCTTGGCGTGCTCCCAGATCACGGGGTCCGCGCTCGAAGGGGGCAGGAAATCGACGACATGCGCGCTCTCGGGGTACGCGTCGCGAAGCAACGCCACCAACCCCCGGCTCAGATTCTCGTCGAAGAGCAGCTTCACGCCGCGTGCGGGTCAGCGAGTCGCTGTTCCCGCTCCGCCGCGTACGCGAGGACGGCCCTGATGTGCTCGGGCCGAAGCTGGGGAAA
This window contains:
- a CDS encoding DUF5615 family PIN-like protein yields the protein MKLLFDENLSRGLVALLRDAYPESAHVVDFLPPSSADPVIWEHAKAHGFAIVTKDDDFNALSLVHGAPPKIIWIRPGNVSTEAVAESLRRARRLMEEFVADPRQAIQTLAVR